One Salvia splendens isolate huo1 chromosome 12, SspV2, whole genome shotgun sequence genomic window carries:
- the LOC121757030 gene encoding uncharacterized protein LOC121757030, producing MAKGTRGRRRIASRQCRPSPYPLPSHKEKDTCSKVIKNDWEDATCSVCMECPHNAVLLLCSSHDKGCRPYMCGTSFRYSNCLDQYKKAYAKAVPSDSGPVHGLLDSQVIGPFSGQTAEKSGAAEVACPLCRGQVKGWTVVQPAREQLNATKRSCMQENCSFVGTFKELRKHVRADHPSAKPREVDPTLEQKWRRMERDRERDDVMSTIRTSMPGAVFFGDYVIEGGQYELDSDEEEGFDINAMERNEGIEVGVNRNLMSMFLFLQAFGSAGNVGSNRRQERAANPTTVIDRGSVRLHRDNTMNGFEYSDEDSENDDVIGNENDRNGGTSLMGRLRRQGRVILGRSGQRRRDREMNQGMRYL from the coding sequence ATGGCAAAGGGTACAAGAGGTCGACGCAGGATTGCTTCACGTCAGTGCAGGCCATCGCCATACCCCCTACCATCACACAAAGAAAAGGACACTTGCTCCAAGGTAATAAAAAACGACTGGGAAGACGCCACATGCTCAGTCTGCATGGAGTGTCCTCACAATGCCGTTCTTCTCTTGTGCTCCTCCCATGACAAGGGATGCCGTCCTTACATGTGTGGCACCAGTTTCCGCTATTCGAACTGCCTTGACCAATACAAAAAGGCTTATGCAAAAGCAGTGCCATCTGACAGTGGTCCGGTTCACGGTTTACTTGATAGCCAAGTTATTGGTCCATTTTCTGGACAGACTGCGGAAAAGAGTGGTGCTGCAGAGGTTGCATGTCCCCTTTGCCGGGGCCAGGTGAAAGGCTGGACTGTAGTACAGCCTGCGCGAGAACAACTCAATGCCACGAAACGGAGCTGCATGCAGGAAAACTGTTCATTCGTGGGGACATTCAAAGAGCTGCGGAAACATGTGAGGGCGGACCATCCTTCTGCAAAGCCAAGAGAAGTGGATCCCACTCTAGAACAGAAGTGGAGGAGGATGGAGCGTGATCGGGAGAGGGATGACGTGATGAGCACCATAAGAACATCAATGCCCGGGGCAGTGTTTTTTGGTGACTATGTGATTGAAGGAGGTCAATACGAGTTGGATTCAGACGAAGAGGAGGGCTTCGACATAAATGCCATGGAGCGGAACGAGGGCATTGAAGTTGGTGTTAATCGGAATTTGATGTCTATGTTTCTCTTTCTGCAGGCCTTTGGTTCTGCAGGCAATGTCGGATCGAATAGGCGACAAGAGAGGGCCGCCAACCCCACCACTGTAATCGACAGAGGATCCGTGAGATTGCATCGTGACAACACGATGAATGGTTTCGAGTATTCTGATGAAGATAGTGAAAACGACGATGTGATTGGGAACGAAAACGACAGGAACGGTGGTACGTCTCTGATGGGGCGTCTGCGTCGCCAAGGTAGAGTCATTTTGGGGCGGTCGGGACAGAGGAGAAGGGATAGAGAGATGAATCAAGGTATGAGATATCTGTAA